In Fusobacteria bacterium ZRK30, the DNA window ATTTGTACTAGGTAAGGGTGACAGAGTATAGTTATTTTTTATCTTGAAAAATGTAAAAAATGAAAGAAATCCAATAAATAAAACTATAAAGATAATATCTGCTTTAATTACAAATTTCTTCATCAATAACTCCTGTCTTACTGAAATAATCCAATGCCATGAGGTAACCATGGGGGCCAAATCCAGATATCTGGCCTACACACGCAGAAGCTGTAACAGAACGATGTCTGAATTCTTCCCTAGAGTGAATATTGCTTAGGTGGACTTCTATCGTTGGTATTGATACCGATTTTATTGCATCTAAGATAGCAATACTATAGTGGGTATATGCTGCTGGATTTATTATAATCCCATGGTATACACCATATCCACTTTGAATTTTATTGATTATTTCACCCTCAATATTATTTTGAAAACACTCAACTTGTATCTTTAATTTTTTAGATTTTTCTTCTATCATCTCTACTAATTTAGGATATGACAGATTCCCATATATATTTTTCTCTCTAATGCCCAACATATTTATATTGGGACCATTTATAACCAAAATTTTCATATAAACCTCCTACTCTTTTTTATATAATACTATAAAAGTAGGAGGTTTTC includes these proteins:
- the aroQ gene encoding type II 3-dehydroquinate dehydratase; its protein translation is MKILVINGPNINMLGIREKNIYGNLSYPKLVEMIEEKSKKLKIQVECFQNNIEGEIINKIQSGYGVYHGIIINPAAYTHYSIAILDAIKSVSIPTIEVHLSNIHSREEFRHRSVTASACVGQISGFGPHGYLMALDYFSKTGVIDEEICN